From a region of the Micropterus dolomieu isolate WLL.071019.BEF.003 ecotype Adirondacks linkage group LG21, ASM2129224v1, whole genome shotgun sequence genome:
- the LOC123961009 gene encoding LHFPL tetraspan subfamily member 2a protein-like — MCQVIVTCRSMLWTLLSIVVAFAELIAFMSPDWLLGIPQSDSSVNGAGVDSGEYRPSLGLYSRCLRIGTRGIGVSCGPYAGTFAEVASGFWQAAMLFLAAGTLVLGGVACISIFSLCFQSILKKSIFNICGLLQAIAGLLLMVGLMLYPAGWGSEKVIGYCGPEASPFKPALCSLGWAFYAAIGGTLSTFLCAVLSAQAEIATSSDKVQEEIEEGKSLICLL; from the exons ATGTGCCAAGTGATTGTAACATGCcgctccatgctctggacactgcTCAGTATTGTAGTGGCCTTTGCTGAGCTCATTGCCTTCATGAGCCCCGATTGGTTGCTGGGAATCCCTCAGTCGGACTCCAGTGTGAACGGGGCGGGAGTGGACTCTGGGGAGTACCGGCCATCTCTTGGACTCTACAGCCGCTGCCTTCGTATCGGGACCCGGGGAATAGGGGTGAGCTGCGGGCCCTACGCCGGGACATTTGCAGAAGTGGCCAGTGGCTTCTGGCAGGCTGCCATGTTGTTTCTGGCAGCAGGGACGTTAGTATTAGGAGGAGTGGCCTGCATCTCCATCTTCAGCCTGTGCTTCCAGAGCATCCTTAAGAAAAGCATATTCAACATCTGTGGACTGCTCCAGGCTATTGCAG GCCTGTTGCTGATGGTGGGCCTCATGCTGTACCCTGCTGGTTGGGGttcagagaaggtgattggctacTGCGGCCCCGAGGCCTCGCCCTTTAAGCCAGCTCTGTGTTCTCTCGGCTGGGCGTTCTACGCAGCGATCGGGGGAACGCTTTCAACGTTCCTGTGTGCTGTTTTGTCTGCACAGGCTGAGATCGCCACCTCGAGCGATAAGGTTCAGGAGGAGATTGAGGAGGGGAAGAGTCTGATCTGCTTGCTCTGA
- the LOC123960859 gene encoding betaine--homocysteine S-methyltransferase 1-like — protein MAPVRKGLLERLNAGEVVIGDGGFVFALEKRGYVKAGPWTPEAAVTHPEAVRQLHREFLRAGSNVMQTFTFYASDDKLENRGQTLRITGTQINEAACDLAREVASEGDAMVAGGVSQTPSYLSCKSETEVKAIFKKQLEVFMKKNVDFLIAEYFEHVEEAEWAVQVLKTSGKPVAASLCIGPEGDMHGVSPGECAVRLVKAGAQIVGVNCHFDPMTCVKTVKMMKEGVEQAKLKAHYMAQPLAYHTPDCNCQGFIDLPEFPFALEPRILTRWDMHKYAREAYKAGIRFIGGCCGFEPYHIRAVTEELAPERGILPPGSEKHGMWGAGLEMHTKPWVRARARRDYWENLLPASGRPKCPSLSTPEGWGVTKGHADLLQHKEATSAQEMKHLLEMQKKAKSSA, from the exons ATGGCACCTGTCAGGAAG GGTCTCCTTGAGCGTCTGAATGCTGGGGAGGTGGTGATTGGCGATGGCGGCTTTGTGTTTGCTCTGGAGAAGAGGGGGTATGTGAAGGCCGGACCATGGACTCCTGAGGCTGCTGTCACACACCCTGAGGCCG TGCGGCAGCTTCACAGGGAGTTCCTGAGGGCAGGATCCAATGTAATGCAGACATTCACATTCTATGCCAGCGATGACAAACTGGAAAACAGGGGTCAGACCTTGAGAATCACT GGGACACAAATCAATGAGGCAGCCTGTGACCTGGCAAGGGAAGTAGCCAGCGAAGGAGACGCAATGGTAGCTGGTGGAGTGTCTCAGACTCCATCCTACCTGAGCTGCAAGAGTGAGACAGAGGTTAAAGCCATCTTCAAGAAACAGCTGGAAGTGTTCATGAAGAAGAATGTGGATTTCCTGATTGCTGAG TACTTTGAGCATGTTGAGGAGGCGGAGTGGGCCGTGCAGGTGTTGAAGACCAGCGGAAAGCCCGTAGCTGCTTCTCTGTGCATTGGACCGGAGGGAGACATGCACGGCGTCTCACCTGGGGAGTGTGCTGTCAGGCTGGTGAAGGCCG GTGCCCAGATTGTGGGAGTCAACTGCCACTTTGACCCCATGACCTGTGTGAAGACTGTTAAGATGATGAAGGAGGGAGTGGAGCAGGCTAAACTAAAGGCTCACTACATGGCGCAGCCCCTGGCATACCACACCCCTGATTGCAACTGCCAAGGATTCATCGACCTCCCAGAATTCCCATTCG CCCTGGAGCCCAGGATCCTGACCCGCTGGGACATGCACAAGTATGCCAGGGAAGCCTACAAGGCTGGCATCCGATTCATTGGTGGCTGCTGTGGGTTTGAACCTTATCACATCAGGGCCGTGACAGAGGAGCTGGCCCCTGAGAGAGGGATACTGCCCCCTGGCTCAGAGAAACACGGAATGTGGGGCGCTGGTCTGGAGATGCACACCAAACCCTGGGTCAGAGCCAG GGCCCGTCGTGACTACTGGGAGAATCTCTTACCCGCATCCGGCCGTCCCAAATGCCCGTCCCTTTCCACACCAGAGGGCTGGGGTGTGACCAAGGGCCACGCTGACCTGCTGCAGCACAAAGAGGCCACCAGCGCACAGGAAATGAAGCACTTGCTGGAGATGCAGAAGAAGGCGAAGTCCTCTGCATGA